A part of Olleya sp. Bg11-27 genomic DNA contains:
- a CDS encoding sensor histidine kinase, which produces MIDLKKQTSQILVHILFWMLFIFVSLFMFSRYYWAENPFLQYLSILGVIVYVNHFVLLPFFVKRKWYMFYGALFIAISFFATRLYCDVFAQCGCSIMKCLSDYLWQTLVPLIFFSFIWMLFRFLDEQRLKEDMIKQHAEMELKFLKSQINPHVLFNNLNTIYSYSIEKPNETPELILMLSDNLKHVLYDSNAAFVDLEKELHFLDNYIKFQKIRTEGVKHIEYTTNVMSDYSKIGPLLLITIIENAFKHSTLNSTIFIQLTEKDNTLVCTCINAFEHNNIDNTDSRIGFKNLKKRLDLLYPNKHQLHIEKTDQFKVILTLDLS; this is translated from the coding sequence ATGATAGATTTAAAAAAACAGACCTCACAAATATTAGTGCACATTCTATTTTGGATGCTATTTATATTTGTGTCTTTATTTATGTTCTCTCGGTATTATTGGGCTGAGAATCCATTTTTACAGTACTTATCCATTTTAGGAGTTATAGTCTATGTTAACCATTTTGTGCTTTTACCTTTTTTTGTAAAACGAAAATGGTATATGTTTTACGGGGCTCTGTTTATTGCTATTTCATTTTTTGCTACACGATTGTATTGTGATGTTTTTGCACAATGTGGGTGTTCTATAATGAAATGTTTAAGCGATTACTTATGGCAAACCTTGGTGCCATTAATTTTCTTTTCTTTTATATGGATGTTGTTTCGGTTTTTGGATGAACAAAGACTTAAAGAAGATATGATAAAACAACATGCAGAAATGGAGTTGAAATTTTTGAAATCTCAAATTAATCCACATGTGTTATTTAATAATTTGAATACGATTTATTCATATTCTATAGAGAAGCCCAACGAAACACCAGAGCTTATTTTAATGTTATCTGATAATTTAAAACATGTTTTGTATGATAGTAATGCAGCGTTTGTTGATTTAGAAAAAGAACTTCATTTTCTAGATAATTATATTAAATTCCAAAAGATTAGAACAGAAGGTGTTAAACATATCGAGTATACTACTAATGTAATGTCAGATTATAGTAAAATTGGACCATTATTGTTAATTACTATTATTGAAAATGCGTTTAAACATAGTACACTAAATAGTACTATATTCATACAGCTTACGGAAAAAGATAACACATTAGTTTGTACTTGTATTAACGCATTTGAACATAATAATATAGATAATACCGACTCTAGAATTGGATTTAAAAATCTAAAAAAACGACTGGATTTGTTGTACCCAAATAAGCATCAGTTGCATATTGAGAAGACGGACCAATTTAAAGTAATTTTAACCTTAGATCTATCATGA